A genomic region of Aspergillus oryzae RIB40 DNA, chromosome 1 contains the following coding sequences:
- a CDS encoding karyopherin MSN5 (nuclear transport receptor CRM1/MSN5 (importin beta superfamily)): MTTEEDLSESRIADIVRALELIHNPSSTNELRREALTFVESQKESKSAARNGFVLASREQNDPLVRYFGLTLLDHVLRHTSFTGSAQVVELRELVLKLAESIRPEDPAYLRNKIPQLWAEIAKRSWGLDWIEMDQALAQFWGASLVHKELVLSILETLSEDIFYREDTVSSLRGTDLNRALVEIFTPLSVFEEVYPKRDNHVALRYGSDGWLPRICEFLQYCVENLQNSKQAKDAALKALAALKSVLLWAIPKAIISSNCVPAIARAFTCSDEQVLLAAVEALHSLYSRSNMDMESFQPLVHLMYETESLDIMQKLYQWSIVGPDDIDDTRYMISKKLSEMLSYIAGFLEEKGFSLESAHGMNLPFFFHLTISVIQHQSLMVSIPVLHVWSKLLASERIGNTDLVTGLIPSLLEICTQRLVRWEALPTDSDDPTVAFLNDDIDTVPERHAFVGNYRRYCSSIIETIVQKRPQEAIPHILSGVDTNLNNLYNGVEPFNGVFGSGNSENSALTFKTAKSFSKSSIPLMRADTQFAVVEATLKGYNKWVSAHGKMPQQDVSTISFTTWHPTDKQQEQKRSDLEGILEKWAFSLMQRSFEDPILKQRVIKLIVDISSKALDKTPSFALKVLEYILMTRLPDQPEFPAYSEAVKELHGLSSHELRRLAMRYSEYFATFYDVLEPKVKEISLANRVDDKLQMELTSILLIIMQRANNVEPFLRQSRLASFIEPIRQAWQDEEFRQMSSSFEGFCSMLGLQSVGPFMQAQQAQKLEDWASVPLDSEGKRIQEEMTRKFQQLPLRGTKTMLAVSTDKLKKNEPAYELACNVWHETIPIILPTLLELVSNAHAFHNPANWGGLPSEMQTVVERILTDRFWQAGISTGSRDEFYAKITASRASLEGFASSVRGKIRAVRESCYSMLYSMSRLREHFYGFAELPGPLSQALFKDSSCLSSHQFSVLLNIARCLIDDCPVRFRGHFLPPMLATLFTNIDKKVTSEWAIIEQQREGLADADLTDEMKSESILRQLTYSAVIMVASLLDPQRGDPDEEPADPSAPHPQPALSDSIRHFVLSSPEIFEPLMLFCTHALRMRDTRCCSIITRVIRSILQDFAPPNNSPTTVQIREFICSEVLKACITSVHEPYFVDMQKDLAQLISSIWVLYGSSTPTPRSVILSLPGMDEQRVAMTEASLVRSTAARQQRALILDLLEGLRGVSIAEQGKILGSREERRKARSALQERYMTAEMEGQQNNKVDINDGPDLTGVADMFG; the protein is encoded by the exons ATGACTACCGAAGAAGATCTGTCGGAGAGCCGCATCGCAGACATCGTTCGCGCTCTGGAGCTCATCCACAATCCGTCATCCACCAATGAGCTCAGAAGGGAGGCGTTGACGTTTGTTGAGTCgcaaaaggaaagcaaatcCGCTGCGCGCAACGGCTTTGTGCTGGCATCCCGGGAACAAAACGATCCCTTAGTCCGCTATTTTGGTCTGACTCTCTTGGACCATGTCTTGCGGCACACCTCCTTCACGGGTTCCGCGCAAGTGGTCGAGCTGAGGGAGCTGGTCCTCAAGCTTGCAGAGTCCATCCGACCTGAGGATCCTGCATATCTCCGCAACAAAATCCCGCAACTATGGGCGGAGATCGCGAAAAGGAGCTGGGGCTTGGACTGGATTGAAATGGATCAGGCGCTTGCCCAATTTTGGGGAGCTAGTCTGGTGCACAAAGAGTTGGTTCTCTCCATTCTAGAAACTCTATCGGAGGACATCTTCTACCGGGAAGATACCGTTTCCTCGTTGCGAGGAACAGACCTCAACCGAGCTCTGGTTGAGATTTTTACGCCGCTGTCGGTTTTTGAAGAGGTGTATCCGAAAAGGGATAACCACGTCGCGCTACGGTACGGCTCTGACGGCTGGCTGCCACGAATCTGCGAGTTCCTCCAATATTGTGTTGAGAACCTGCAAAATTCAAAACAAGCGAAAGATGCAGCGCTCAAAGCACTTGCAGCTCTGAAGTCTGTTCTGTTATGGGCCATTCCTAAGGCCATTATTTCCTCAAACTGTGTCCCTGCTATTGCTAGAGCTTTCACATGTTCAGATGAGCAGGTATTATTGGCTGCCGTCGAAGCCTTGCACTCGTTGTATAGCAGATCCAACATGGATATGGAGAGTTTCCAACCTCTTGTACATCTGATGTACGAGACCGAGTCTCTAGACATTATGCAGAAATTATACCAATGGTCAATCGTGGGACCTGACGACATTGACGATACCCGATACATGATCTCAAAGAAGCTGTCCGAAATGCTGTCGTACATCGCAGGgttcttggaggagaaggggttTTCTCTAGAGAGCGCTCATGGCATGAatttgcctttcttctttcacttGACAATAAGTGTTATTCAGCATCAGAGTTTGATGGTCTCGATCCCCGTCCTCCACGTGTGGTCCAAACTGTTAGCTTCTGAAAGAATAGGAAACACTGATCTGGTTACCGGCTTGATTCCTTCGCTACTAGAGATCTGCACTCAACGGCTGGTCCGTTGGGAGGCCCTACCAACGGATTCTGATGATCCCACAGTAGCATTTTTAAATGACGATATCGACACTGTCCCGGAAAGACATGCTTTTGTGGGCAATTACCGCAGATACTGCTCGTCAATTATCGAAACGATCGTCCAGAAGCGGCCACAGGAAGCCATCCCCCATATCCTGTCAGGCGTTGATACTAATTTGAACAACCTCTACAATGGAGTTGAGCCTTTCAACGGTGTGTTTGGCTCTGGGAACAGTGAAAATTCCGCGCTAACGTTCAAAACAGCAAAATCTTTCTCAAAGAGCTCAATTCCCCTGATGCGCGCCGATACACAGTTTGCCGTCGTAGAAGCAACTCTTAAGGGGTATAACAAATGGGTGTCCGCCCACGGCAAAATGCCCCAGCAAGATGTCAGTACTATCAGCTTCACCACATGGCATCCCACTGATAAGCAACAGGAGCAAAAACGCAGTGATCTGGAGGGTATCCTGGAGAAATGGGCTTTCTCATTAATGCAGCGGAGCTTCGAG GACCCGATTCTCAAGCAGAGAGTCATCAAACTTATTGTTGATATCTCATCAAAGGCCCTCGACAAGACCCCTAGCTTTGCGCTTAAAGTCCTCGAATATATTCTCATGACCCGACTTCCTGATCAGCCCGAGTTTCCTGCCTACTCTGAGGCCGTGAAAGAACTGCATGGCTTATCCAGCCATGAGCTCAGGCGCCTCGCAATGCGCTATTCGGAGTATTTCGCC ACTTTCTACGACGTACTGGAACCGAAAGTCAAGGAGATCAGCCTCGCCAATCGGGTAGATGACAAACTCCAAATGGAGCTTACCTCCATTCTTCTTATAATCAT GCAACGCGCGAATAACGTGGAACCGTTTCTACGCCAGTCCCGCTTGGCATCGTTTATAGAGCCTATAAGGCAGGCTTGGCAAGACGAAGAGTTCCGGCAGATGAGCTCCTCTTTTGAAGGATTTTGCTCCATGCTTGGACTACAGAGCGTTGGACCGTTCATGCAAGCTCAACAGGCCCAGAAGTTGGAGGACTGGGCGTCCGTACCTCTTGACAGTGAGGGTAAGCGgatccaggaagagatgacTAGAAAGTTCCAG CAACTGCCCTTGAGAGGCACGAAGACGATGCTAGCTGTCTCCACGGATAAGCTCAAAAAGAATGAGCCAGCATACGAGCTGGCGTGCAATGTCTGGCATGAGACTATTCCAATTATATTGCCGACATTGCTAGAGCTTGTCAG CAATGCACATGCCTTTCACAATCCGGCCAACTGGGGCGGTCTGCCTAGTGAAATGCAGACTGTCGTTGAGCGCATCCTAACCGACAGATTCTGGCAAGCAGGCATATCTACTGGTAGCCGGGATGAGTTTTACGCTAAAATAACCGCATCACGGGCATCGCTTGAAGGCTTTGCATCCTCAGTCAGAGGTAAGATCAGGGCAGTTAGAGAATCCTGCTACTCGATGCTGTATAGCATGAGTAGACTACGAGAGCACTTCTACGGGTTTGCGGAACTTCCAGGGCCTTTGTCCCAAGCCCTATTCAAGGACTCATCCTGCCTTTCTTCACACCAGTTCTCTGTGCTTCTCAATATTGCGAGATGCTTAATTGACGATTGTCCCGTTCGCTTCCGTGGTCACTTCTTACCTCCGATGCTGGCAACCTTATTCACCAACATCGATAAGAAGGTTACATCAGAATGGGCTATAATCGAACAACAGAGGGAAGGTCTTGCTGATGCAGATCTGACTGATGAAATGAAATCTGAAAGTATCCTTCGACAGCTGACATATTCTGCGGTAATCATGGTGGCGAGCCTTCTGGACCCACAGAGAGGAG ACCCTGATGAGGAACCTGCGGACCCAAGCGCACCACATCCCCAACCTGCGCTCTCCGACTCCATACGTCATTTCGTCCTCTCCTCCCCGGAGATCTTTGAGCCTTTGATGCTCTTCTGTACCCATGCGCTTCGTATGCGTGATACCCGATGCTGCAGCATCATTACACGCGTTATCCGGTCCATTCTACAGGACTTCGCCCCTCCCAATAACTCTCCAACAACAGTCCAAATCCGTGAATTCATATGCTCGGAGGTTCTTAAAGCATGCATTACGTCCGTTCATGAGCCCTACTTCGTCGACATGCAAAAGGACCTTGCCCAGCTTATCTCCTCAATTTGGGTTCTCTATGGATCGAGCACGCCCACACCACGCTCTGTGATTCTCAGCCTGCCTGGCATGGATGAGCAGAGGGTAGCAATGACAGAAGCTTCCCTAGTTAGATCTACCGCTGCGCGCCAACAGCGAGCTCTCATTCTAGATCTTTTAGAAGGTCTGAGAGGCGTCAGCATCGCCGAGCAAGGAAAGATTCTGGGCTCGCGAGAAGAACGCCGCAAGGCCCGCAGCGCTCTACAGGAGAGATACATGACCGCCGAGATGGAAGGCCAGCAAAACAACAAGGTTGATATTAATGACGGACCGGACCTGACCGGTGTGGCGGATATGTTTGGTTAG
- a CDS encoding putative NADH-ubiquinone oxidoreductase subunit GRIM-19 (predicted protein), producing the protein MPQDMPPVGGYGPVQYKRNIPARGFRPITYLVGMHLLMGYGYYKLFHGIREQNELAREKVWGRLHILPLLQAEEDRDQVRRHFADKAREKELLGSESKVYNTERFVRPTFVYTPTKVTQ; encoded by the exons ATGCCTCAGGATATGCCCCCCGTTGGGGGCTACGGGCCAGTGCAGTACAAG CGTAACATCCCCGCCCGTGGTTTCCGCCCTATCACCTACCTCGTCGGTATGCACCTTTTAATGGGCTACGGCTACTACAAGCTATTCCACGGTATCCGCGAACAAAA TGAACTTGCCCGCGAAAAGGTCTGGGGCCGTCTCCAcatcctccctctcctccagGCCGAAGAGGACCGTGACCAGGTCCGTCGTCACTTCGCCGACAAGGCCCGCGAGAAGGAGCTCTTGGGCTCTGAGTCCAAGGTCTACAACACTGAGCG CTTCGTCCGCCCTACCTTCGTATACACACCCACTAAAGTCACTCAATAA